CAATCTCTCTAGCTTCGTGGACTGGAGCACAACGTTTTTTTCCTCCGCGTCCCTGGCGAAAACTGCAGCCCTAACCTCAATCTGTTTTGACCTTTCCAGCTTCGAGATCTTTGTGCCACTCAGCGTGGGTGCCACGGTCTTTTTGGTGGGAGATCTCAGAGCGGAGCTGACCACACTAAGCCGTTCTGGTATCACGCTCCTGAACACCGTGCCAAGCATTATGGAACTTCTTCTGAAACAAGGCGAATTGCCCGGCACGCTCCAGGTCGTCAACCTTGCAGGCGAACCGCTTTCGCGAGATCTTAGTCAGCGCCTATACCGT
Above is a genomic segment from Deinococcus multiflagellatus containing:
- a CDS encoding AMP-binding protein translates to MPLSVGATVFLVGDLRAELTTLSRSGITLLNTVPSIMELLLKQGELPGTLQVVNLAGEPLSRDLSQRLYRNSGVREVYNLYGPSETTTYATVYRTHPDDPRPPA